A stretch of the Halomonas sp. CH40 genome encodes the following:
- a CDS encoding NAD-dependent malic enzyme: MTTSNKRPLYIPYAGPSLLEMPLLNKGSAFSREERLSFNLIGLLPQKVETIDEQLARAYRQYQQCNSDLERHIHLRAIQDDNETLYFRLVSEHLEEMLPIIYTPTVGKACQEFSNIYRNHRGLFISYPDREHMDDILRSATKDNVKVIVVTDGERILGLGDQGIGGMGIPIGKLALYTACGGISPAYTLPIMLDVGTNNQSLLENPMYMGWRHPRVSQEEYDAFMAEFISAVKRRWPNVLLQFEDFAQANAVPLLERYRDELCCFNDDVQGTASVVVGTLMAACQARQETIAKQRVVFVGGGSAGCGIAEQVVVSMMAEGLSESEARGRIFMIDREGLMTNDQEWQRDFQRRLAHDAALVAEWTGQGLEETAARVKPTVLVGVCGQQGIFTEQVVRTMHAHCENPVIMPLSNPTSQAEAVPEDIIRWTDGQALVATGSPFAPVVHNGRSYPIAQCNNAYIFPGIGLGVVAAKASRITDDMLMSASRALAREAPLVKDGKGALLPPLSRISDISKSIAFEVAAQAQQNGVALKTGGTELREAIERSCWLPKYRAYRRRAY, encoded by the coding sequence ATGACGACGTCTAACAAACGCCCCCTGTATATTCCTTATGCTGGCCCGTCCTTGCTGGAAATGCCCTTGCTTAACAAAGGCAGCGCTTTCAGTCGGGAGGAACGCCTGTCGTTCAACCTGATTGGTCTGTTGCCGCAGAAAGTCGAGACGATTGATGAGCAGTTGGCTCGTGCTTATCGTCAGTACCAGCAGTGCAACAGTGATCTGGAGCGGCATATTCATCTTCGCGCGATACAGGATGATAACGAAACCCTGTACTTCCGGCTGGTGTCCGAGCATCTGGAGGAAATGCTGCCGATTATTTATACCCCAACGGTGGGTAAGGCGTGTCAGGAGTTCTCGAATATCTATCGTAATCATCGCGGGTTGTTTATCAGCTATCCAGACCGCGAGCACATGGATGATATTCTGCGTAGCGCCACCAAGGATAACGTCAAGGTCATAGTAGTGACAGACGGCGAGCGGATTCTTGGCCTGGGGGATCAGGGCATTGGGGGGATGGGGATTCCTATTGGCAAGCTGGCACTGTATACCGCCTGTGGGGGCATCAGCCCAGCCTATACGTTGCCAATCATGCTGGATGTAGGCACCAATAATCAGTCGTTGCTGGAGAACCCCATGTACATGGGGTGGCGTCATCCACGGGTCAGCCAGGAAGAATACGATGCCTTTATGGCAGAGTTTATTAGTGCGGTAAAACGCCGTTGGCCGAACGTGCTGCTGCAGTTTGAGGATTTTGCCCAGGCAAATGCCGTCCCTCTGCTGGAGCGTTACAGAGACGAGCTTTGCTGCTTTAATGACGATGTTCAAGGAACGGCCTCTGTTGTCGTTGGCACCCTGATGGCAGCCTGTCAGGCGCGCCAGGAAACCATTGCGAAGCAGCGGGTGGTTTTTGTAGGCGGTGGCTCAGCAGGCTGTGGGATTGCCGAGCAGGTGGTGGTCTCAATGATGGCGGAAGGCTTGAGTGAATCCGAAGCCCGCGGGCGTATCTTCATGATTGATCGCGAAGGTCTGATGACCAACGATCAGGAATGGCAGCGCGATTTCCAGCGTCGTCTGGCACATGATGCTGCTCTGGTAGCGGAATGGACCGGGCAGGGGCTTGAAGAAACCGCAGCGCGGGTAAAGCCCACTGTGTTGGTTGGCGTGTGTGGTCAGCAGGGGATCTTTACTGAACAGGTAGTGCGCACCATGCATGCCCACTGTGAAAATCCGGTGATCATGCCGTTATCCAATCCGACCTCGCAGGCCGAAGCGGTGCCGGAAGATATCATCCGCTGGACCGACGGTCAGGCGCTGGTAGCGACAGGCAGCCCCTTTGCGCCTGTGGTTCACAATGGCCGCAGTTACCCGATTGCCCAGTGTAACAATGCCTATATTTTCCCGGGGATTGGTCTGGGAGTGGTGGCCGCCAAAGCCAGTCGCATCACTGATGATATGCTGATGAGTGCTTCCCGTGCCCTGGCCCGTGAAGCCCCGCTGGTGAAAGACGGTAAAGGTGCCTTGCTGCCGCCGCTGTCACGGATCAGTGACATCAGCAAATCAATAGCGTTTGAAGTGGCCGCTCAGGCCCAGCAGAATGGCGTTGCGTTGAAAACCGGTGGTACCGAGCTGCGTGAGGCGATTGAGCGCAGCTGTTGGCTGCCCAAATATCGTGCCTATCGGCGTCGTGCTTACTGA
- a CDS encoding retention module-containing protein: MASVTIVNIVGRVFTRDENGNLRELSVGDKLQEGDVLITAPMSVVEVDFNDGLPPAVFGASEVVTINSETDEEKPPSEDESALDTYHLNGVLALLENNLEADVERLLEGTPEVNGGGKGGVSFVRLVRITETVEGVEYAFDTGRDNELTTPEFSAFLTPDKIVKLIDVVLEPPGNNAYNEDEIVDGIKATVNLGGDVKVGDALFVVDGKDNILFDGPVTQEMLDDGLIVTVTDLNNNDNTVSVIATVADPEGNSATDRDDGVIDAESPVVVGPDEPTLSVADAGSINEGDTATFDVSLSNPVDNATTLTFELDGEIDSDDIGTPTASIDGTEVTVTDNGNGTFSLDVPAGTTDGIVINVPTIDDDVFEGPEDFTLTATLTGETESGTVLPEGITDTGNATIVDDGSGTPDDPEEDPDNDIPVLSVADAGSINEGDTATFDVSLSNPVDNATTLTFELDGEIDSDDIGTPTASIDGTEVTVTDNGNGTFSLDVPAGTTDGIVINVPTIDDDVFEGPEDFTLTATLTGETESGTVLPEGITDTGNATIVDDGSGTPDDPEEDPDNDIPVLSVADAGSINEGDTATFDVSLSNPVDNATTLTFELDGEIDSDDIGTPTASIDGTEVTVTDNGNGTFSLDVPAGTTDGIVINVPTIDDDVFEGPEDFTLTATLTGETESGTVLPEGITDTGNATIVDDGSGTPDDPEEEPDNDTPVLSVADAGTINEGDTATFDVSLSNPVDNATTLTFELDGEIDSDDIGTPTASIDGTEVTVTDNGNGTFSLDVPAGTTDGIVINVPTIDDDVFEGPEDFTLTATLTGETTAGNTLPEGITDTGNATIVDDGSGTPDDPEEDPDNDTPVLSVADAGTINEGDTATFDVSLSNPVDNATTLTFELDGEIDSDDIGTPTASIDGTEVTVTDNGNGTFSLDVPAGTTDGIVISVPTIDDDVFEGPEDFTLTATLTGETTAGNTLPEGITDTGNATIVDDGSGTPDDPEEEPDNDTPVLSVADAGTINEGDTATFDVSLSNPVDNATTLTFELDGEIDSDDIGTPTASIGGTDVTVTDNGNGTFSLDVPAGTTDGIVISVPTIDDDVFEGPEDFTLTATLTGETESGTVLPEGITDTGNATIVDDGSGTPDDPEEDPDNDTPVLSVADAGTINEGDTATFDVSLSNPVDNATTLTFELDGEIDSDDIGTPTASIDGTEVTVTDNGNGTFSLDVPAGTTDGIVISVPTIDDDVFEGPEDFTLTATLTGETESGTVLPEGITDTGNATIVDDGSGTPDDPEEEPDNDTPVLSVADAGTINEGDTATFDVSLSNPVDNATTLTFELDGEADAEDLGIPTASIGGVEVAVTDNGNGTFSLDVPAGTTDGIVISVPTIDDDVFEGPEDFTLTATLTGETENGTVLPEGITDTGNATIVDENPIIEVITTTSDLSLITSDAELVDQDSVRLDDIFSYRETNYGEDGVQAIASWSYSLELVENANTSLTSGGSSISLAVDANNGDIIATANNNEVFRVGLSEDEGGNAIVKLTQSRAIDHVTENTNGVDVDQLLLESSVINLSGAVTAEYGNGYVVSASESIDLGGVIAFNDDIPAVIVSDVELEFSLTTLDSETVNGTSQASDNAASPFESAVTAAYGADGAGSTAINGYRLTLDGNVDTASIASGGEPVLFSLENGEIIGRADGSDVLRINIDPASGDITVVQSAPLDHPAPGADTLSLPTRLVGISADVTVTDSDGDTATETLSTDLSATLQVVDDVPSTTLVAVDLDAVELTTLDSETVNGTSQVSDNAASPFESAVTAAYGADGAGSTAINGYRLTLDGNVDTASIASGGEPVLFSLENGEIIGRADGSDVLRINIDPASGDITVVQSAPLDHPAPGADTLSLPTGLVGISADVTVTDSDGDTATETLSTDLSATLKVVDDVPSATLAAVDLDAVELTTLDSETVNGTSQASDNAASPFESAVTAAYGADGAGSTAINGYRLTLDGNVDTASIASGGEPVLFSLENGEIIGRADGSDVLRINIDPASGDITVVQSAPLDHPAPGADTLSLPTGLVGISADVTVTDSDGDTATETLSTDLSATLKVVDDVPSATLAAVDLDAVELTTLDSETVNGTSQASDNAASPFESAVTAAYGADGAGSTAINGYRLTLDGNVDTASIASGGEPVLFSLENGEIIGRADGSDVLRINIDPASGDITVVQSAPLDHPAPGADTLSLPTGLVGISADVTVTDSDGDTVTETLSTDLSATLKVVDDVPSATLASVDLDAVELTTLDSETVNGTSQASDTAASSFESAVTAAYGADGAGSTAINGYRLTLDGNVDTASIASGGEPVLFSLENGEIIGRADGSDVLRINIDPASGDITVIQSAPLDHPAPGADTLSLPAGLVGISADVTVTDSDGDTVTETLSTDLSATLKVVDDVPSATLASVDLDAVELTTLDSETVNGTSQASDTAASSFESAVTAAYGADGAGSTAINGYRLTLDGNVDTASIASGGEPVLFSLENGEIIGRADGSDVLRINIDPASGDITVVQSAPLDHPAPGADTLSLPTGLVGISADVTVTDSDGDTATETLSTDLSATLKVVDDVPSATLAAVDLDAVELTTLDSETVNGTSQASDNAASPFESAVTAAYGADGAGSTAINGYRLTLDGNVDTASIASGGEPVLFSLENGEIIGRADGSDVLRINIDPASGDITVVQSAPLDHPAPGADTLSLPTGLVGISADVTVTDSDGDTVTETLSTDLSATLKVVDDVPVIDTDLNFNVDNDPTIKVDERYLEKPESQSFASIFSVDYGADGEGSTDYSLEIEGDGATTLISTLSGETVKLVNQDGNIEGRTVDSNELVFAVEVDSAANITLTQYLALRHPIGGGSNDELVLPGSIKLNATAIDSDGDSTTQGINLGQFLKVRDDGPLITIDSRDLPSAEASLSAAGSADFSGAFVTQFGADGEGGISYALSIGAEANLTDAASGQSVLLSLVDGRVEGRTEGDSSLVFEVSVNNLGEVTLEQYRSVTQTSEESLTDNLTLLARSIELNATAEDGDEDSLTGTLGIGANLVFEEGISPSLNPENLSVNMLSDDEPLLALSEEPLEVEESLATENSAEEPAEPSDTNTLGANELLSDDEETLFTEDADETASQQPTKEPESSLATPAYAANAHEDLDTSNNSIDQ; encoded by the coding sequence ATGGCTTCAGTTACTATAGTTAACATTGTGGGTCGAGTTTTTACGCGTGATGAAAACGGGAACCTGCGCGAACTCAGCGTAGGCGACAAGTTACAAGAAGGTGATGTCCTGATTACTGCACCGATGAGTGTGGTCGAGGTTGATTTTAATGACGGACTTCCTCCCGCTGTTTTCGGTGCTAGTGAAGTTGTAACGATTAATAGTGAAACAGATGAAGAAAAGCCGCCCAGCGAAGATGAGAGTGCACTAGACACTTACCATCTGAATGGAGTGTTAGCTTTATTGGAGAATAATCTTGAAGCCGATGTTGAACGTCTGCTTGAAGGAACTCCTGAGGTTAATGGTGGTGGTAAAGGTGGAGTCTCCTTTGTCAGGCTTGTACGCATCACCGAGACTGTTGAGGGTGTGGAATATGCATTTGATACAGGTAGAGATAATGAGCTGACAACACCTGAGTTTTCAGCCTTTTTGACGCCAGATAAAATTGTCAAACTGATTGATGTTGTATTAGAGCCTCCAGGTAACAATGCCTACAACGAAGATGAAATTGTTGACGGTATCAAAGCAACGGTTAATTTGGGCGGTGATGTCAAAGTCGGCGACGCTTTATTCGTTGTTGATGGTAAAGACAATATTTTGTTTGACGGTCCTGTCACCCAAGAGATGCTGGATGACGGTCTGATAGTGACTGTGACAGACCTGAATAATAACGACAACACAGTGAGTGTTATTGCCACAGTTGCTGATCCAGAAGGAAATAGCGCCACTGACCGTGATGATGGCGTAATAGATGCAGAGTCACCCGTCGTTGTGGGGCCAGACGAGCCAACCCTCAGCGTCGCCGATGCGGGCTCCATTAATGAAGGTGACACCGCCACTTTCGATGTCAGCCTGAGCAACCCGGTGGACAACGCCACCACCCTGACCTTTGAGCTGGACGGCGAGATTGACAGCGACGATATTGGCACCCCCACGGCCAGTATTGACGGCACGGAGGTTACGGTCACCGATAACGGTAACGGCACCTTCAGCCTGGACGTGCCAGCGGGTACCACCGACGGCATCGTGATCAACGTGCCAACCATCGATGACGATGTGTTTGAAGGGCCGGAAGACTTCACCCTGACCGCCACTCTCACTGGCGAGACTGAAAGTGGCACCGTATTGCCAGAAGGCATCACCGACACCGGCAATGCCACCATTGTGGATGACGGCAGCGGCACGCCAGATGACCCCGAGGAAGATCCGGATAACGATATTCCAGTACTCAGCGTCGCCGATGCGGGCTCCATTAATGAAGGTGACACCGCCACTTTCGATGTCAGCCTGAGCAACCCGGTGGACAACGCCACCACCCTGACCTTTGAGCTGGACGGCGAGATTGACAGCGACGATATTGGCACCCCCACGGCCAGTATTGACGGCACGGAGGTTACGGTCACCGATAACGGTAACGGCACCTTCAGCCTGGACGTGCCAGCGGGTACCACCGACGGCATCGTGATCAACGTGCCAACCATCGATGACGATGTGTTTGAAGGGCCGGAAGACTTCACCCTGACCGCCACTCTCACTGGCGAGACTGAAAGTGGCACCGTATTGCCAGAAGGCATCACCGACACCGGCAATGCCACCATTGTGGATGACGGCAGCGGCACGCCAGATGACCCCGAGGAAGATCCGGATAACGATATTCCAGTACTCAGCGTCGCCGATGCGGGCTCCATTAATGAAGGTGACACCGCCACTTTCGATGTCAGCCTGAGCAACCCGGTGGACAACGCCACCACCCTGACCTTTGAGCTGGACGGCGAGATTGACAGCGACGATATTGGCACCCCCACGGCCAGTATTGACGGCACGGAGGTTACGGTCACCGATAACGGTAACGGCACCTTCAGCCTGGACGTGCCAGCGGGTACCACCGATGGCATCGTGATCAACGTGCCAACCATCGATGACGATGTGTTTGAAGGGCCGGAAGACTTCACCCTAACGGCCACTCTCACTGGTGAGACTGAAAGTGGCACCGTATTGCCAGAAGGTATCACCGACACCGGCAACGCCACCATCGTGGATGACGGCAGCGGCACGCCGGATGACCCCGAAGAAGAGCCGGATAACGATACTCCAGTACTTAGCGTCGCGGATGCCGGCACCATTAATGAAGGTGACACTGCCACGTTTGATGTCAGCCTGAGCAACCCGGTGGACAACGCCACCACCCTGACCTTTGAACTGGACGGCGAGATTGACAGCGACGATATTGGCACCCCCACGGCCAGTATTGACGGCACGGAGGTTACGGTCACCGATAACGGTAACGGCACCTTCAGCCTGGACGTGCCAGCGGGTACCACCGATGGCATCGTGATCAACGTGCCAACCATCGATGACGATGTGTTTGAAGGGCCGGAAGACTTCACCCTGACCGCCACTCTCACTGGCGAGACGACAGCGGGTAACACCTTGCCAGAAGGCATCACCGACACCGGCAACGCCACGATTGTGGATGACGGCAGCGGCACGCCGGATGACCCCGAGGAAGATCCGGATAACGATACTCCAGTACTCAGCGTCGCGGATGCCGGCACCATTAATGAAGGTGACACTGCCACGTTTGATGTCAGCCTGAGCAACCCGGTGGACAACGCCACCACCCTGACCTTTGAACTGGACGGCGAGATTGACAGCGACGATATTGGCACCCCCACGGCCAGTATTGACGGCACGGAGGTTACGGTCACCGATAACGGTAACGGCACCTTCAGCCTGGACGTGCCAGCGGGTACCACCGATGGCATCGTGATCAGCGTGCCAACCATCGATGACGATGTGTTTGAAGGGCCGGAAGACTTCACCCTGACCGCCACTCTCACTGGCGAGACGACAGCGGGTAACACCTTGCCAGAAGGCATCACCGACACCGGCAACGCCACGATTGTGGATGACGGCAGCGGCACGCCGGATGACCCCGAAGAAGAGCCGGATAACGATACTCCAGTACTCAGCGTCGCCGATGCGGGCACCATTAATGAAGGTGACACTGCCACGTTTGATGTCAGCCTGAGCAACCCGGTGGATAACGCCACCACCCTGACCTTTGAGCTGGACGGCGAGATTGACAGCGACGATATTGGCACCCCCACCGCCAGTATTGGCGGCACGGACGTCACGGTCACTGATAACGGTAACGGCACCTTCAGCCTGGACGTGCCCGCGGGTACCACCGACGGCATTGTGATCAGCGTGCCAACCATCGATGACGATGTGTTTGAAGGGCCGGAAGACTTCACCCTGACCGCCACTCTCACTGGCGAGACTGAAAGTGGCACCGTATTGCCAGAAGGCATCACCGACACCGGCAATGCCACCATTGTGGATGACGGCAGCGGCACGCCAGATGACCCCGAGGAAGATCCGGATAACGATACTCCAGTACTCAGCGTCGCGGATGCCGGCACCATTAATGAAGGTGACACTGCCACGTTTGATGTCAGCCTGAGCAACCCGGTGGACAACGCCACCACCCTGACCTTTGAACTGGACGGCGAGATTGACAGCGACGATATTGGCACCCCCACGGCCAGTATTGACGGCACGGAGGTTACGGTCACCGATAACGGTAACGGCACCTTCAGCCTGGACGTGCCAGCGGGTACCACCGATGGCATCGTGATCAGCGTGCCAACCATCGATGACGATGTGTTTGAAGGGCCGGAAGACTTCACCCTGACCGCCACTCTCACTGGCGAGACTGAAAGTGGCACCGTATTGCCAGAAGGCATCACCGACACCGGCAACGCCACCATCGTGGATGACGGCAGCGGCACGCCGGATGACCCCGAAGAAGAGCCGGATAACGATACTCCAGTACTCAGCGTCGCGGATGCCGGCACCATCAATGAAGGTGACACTGCCACGTTTGATGTCAGTCTGAGCAACCCGGTGGATAACGCCACCACCCTGACCTTTGAGCTGGATGGCGAGGCCGATGCTGAAGACTTAGGCATACCTACCGCTAGTATTGGTGGTGTGGAGGTCGCGGTGACCGACAACGGTAACGGCACCTTCAGCCTGGACGTACCCGCGGGTACCACCGACGGCATCGTGATCAGCGTGCCAACCATCGATGACGATGTGTTTGAAGGGCCGGAAGATTTTACCCTGACCGCCACTCTCACTGGTGAGACTGAAAATGGCACCGTATTGCCAGAAGGCATCACCGACACCGGCAACGCTACGATTGTGGATGAAAATCCGATTATTGAAGTCATAACAACGACGAGCGACCTGTCGTTAATTACCAGTGATGCTGAGCTTGTCGATCAGGACAGTGTTCGCCTGGACGATATTTTCAGCTATAGAGAGACAAATTATGGAGAAGATGGCGTACAGGCCATCGCTTCATGGAGCTACTCTCTAGAATTGGTAGAGAATGCCAACACAAGTTTGACTAGTGGAGGCAGTAGCATAAGTCTGGCAGTGGATGCCAATAATGGCGACATCATAGCCACAGCTAATAATAATGAAGTGTTTCGAGTTGGCTTAAGTGAGGATGAAGGCGGTAATGCGATAGTAAAGCTAACTCAAAGTAGGGCAATTGATCATGTTACCGAAAATACAAATGGTGTTGATGTTGATCAGTTGCTACTTGAAAGTAGTGTTATCAATCTCAGTGGTGCAGTGACAGCTGAATATGGCAATGGTTATGTTGTCAGTGCCAGTGAGAGTATTGATCTGGGTGGGGTGATTGCCTTCAATGACGATATTCCAGCGGTGATTGTGTCAGACGTAGAGCTAGAGTTTTCTCTGACAACCCTGGACAGCGAAACCGTCAACGGTACCTCGCAGGCCAGTGACAATGCTGCGTCTCCCTTTGAGTCGGCCGTCACCGCCGCCTATGGCGCCGATGGTGCAGGCAGTACCGCCATCAACGGCTATCGCCTGACCCTGGACGGCAATGTCGATACCGCCTCCATCGCCAGCGGCGGTGAGCCAGTGCTCTTCAGCCTGGAGAATGGCGAGATCATCGGCAGGGCAGACGGTAGCGACGTGCTACGGATTAATATCGACCCCGCCAGCGGCGATATCACCGTAGTTCAGTCTGCTCCCCTGGATCACCCGGCGCCAGGCGCCGATACCCTCAGCCTGCCCACCAGGCTGGTCGGTATCAGTGCTGATGTCACCGTGACCGACAGCGACGGCGATACCGCCACCGAAACGCTCAGTACCGACCTGAGCGCCACGCTGCAAGTGGTTGATGATGTGCCAAGCACCACACTGGTGGCGGTGGATCTGGACGCGGTCGAGCTGACAACCCTGGACAGCGAAACCGTCAACGGTACTTCGCAGGTCAGTGACAATGCTGCGTCTCCCTTTGAGTCGGCCGTCACCGCCGCCTATGGCGCCGATGGTGCAGGCAGTACCGCCATCAACGGCTATCGCCTGACCCTGGACGGCAATGTCGATACCGCCTCCATCGCCAGCGGCGGTGAGCCAGTGCTCTTCAGCCTGGAGAATGGCGAGATCATCGGCAGGGCAGACGGTAGCGACGTGCTACGGATTAATATCGACCCCGCCAGCGGCGATATCACCGTGGTTCAGTCTGCTCCCCTGGATCACCCGGCGCCAGGCGCCGATACCCTCAGCCTGCCCACCGGGCTGGTCGGTATCAGTGCTGATGTCACCGTGACCGACAGTGACGGCGATACCGCCACCGAAACGCTCAGTACCGACCTAAGCGCCACGCTGAAGGTAGTTGATGATGTGCCAAGCGCAACACTGGCGGCGGTGGATCTGGACGCGGTCGAGCTGACAACCCTGGACAGCGAAACCGTCAACGGTACCTCGCAGGCCAGTGACAATGCTGCGTCTCCCTTTGAGTCGGCCGTCACCGCCGCCTATGGCGCCGATGGTGCAGGCAGTACCGCCATCAACGGCTATCGCCTGACCCTGGACGGCAATGTCGATACCGCCTCCATCGCCAGCGGCGGTGAGCCAGTGCTCTTCAGCCTGGAGAATGGCGAGATCATCGGCAGGGCAGACGGTAGCGACGTGCTACGGATTAATATCGACCCCGCCAGCGGCGATATCACCGTGGTTCAGTCTGCTCCCCTGGATCACCCGGCGCCAGGCGCCGATACCCTCAGCCTGCCCACCGGGCTGGTCGGTATCAGTGCTGATGTCACCGTGACCGACAGTGACGGCGATACCGCCACCGAAACGCTCAGTACCGACCTAAGCGCCACGCTGAAGGTAGTTGATGATGTGCCAAGCGCAACACTGGCGGCGGTGGATCTGGACGCGGTCGAGCTGACAACCCTGGACAGCGAAACCGTCAACGGTACCTCGCAGGCCAGTGACAATGCTGCGTCTCCCTTTGAGTCGGCCGTCACCGCCGCCTATGGCGCCGATGGTGCAGGCAGTACCGCCATCAACGGCTATCGCCTGACCCTGGACGGCAATGTCGATACCGCCTCCATCGCCAGCGGCGGTGAGCCAGTGCTCTTCAGCCTGGAGAACGGCGAGATCATCGGCAGGGCAGACGGTAGCGACGTGCTACGGATTAATATCGACCCCGCCAGCGGCGATATCACCGTGGTTCAGTCTGCTCCCCTGGATCACCCGGCGCCAGGCGCCGATACCCTCAGCCTGCCCACCGGGCTGGTCGGTATCAGTGCTGATGTCACCGTGACCGACAGCGACGGCGATACCGTCACCGAGACGCTCAGTACCGACCTGAGCGCCACGCTGAAGGTAGTTGATGATGTGCCAAGCGCAACACTGGCGTCAGTGGATCTGGACGCGGTCGAGCTGACAACCCTGGACAGCGAAACCGTCAACGGTACCTCGCAGGCCAGTGATACGGCTGCATCTTCCTTTGAGTCGGCCGTCACCGCCGCCTATGGCGCCGATGGTGCAGGCAGTACCGCCATCAACGGCTATCGCCTGACCCTGGACGGCAATGTCGATACCGCCTCCATCGCCAGCGGCGGTGAGCCAGTGCTCTTCAGCCTGGAGAATGGCGAGATCATCGGCAGGGCAGACGGTAGCGACGTGCTACGGATTAACATCGACCCCGCCAGCGGCGATATCACCGTGATTCAGTCTGCACCGCTGGATCACCCGGCGCCAGGCGCCGATACGCTCAGCCTGCCCGCCGGGCTGGTCGGTATCAGCGCTGATGTCACCGTGACCGACAGCGACGGCGATACCGTCACCGAGACGCTCAGTACCGACCTGAGCGCCACGCTGAAGGTAGTTGATGATGTGCCAAGCGCAACACTGGCGTCAGTGGATCTGGACGCGGTCGAGCTGACAACCCTGGACAGCGAAACCGTCAACGGTACCTCGCAGGCCAGTGATACGGCTGCATCTTCCTTTGAGTCGGCCGTCACCGCCGCCTATGGCGCCGATGGTGCAGGCAGTACCGCCATCAACGGCTATCGCCTGACCCTGGACGGCAATGTCGATACCGCCTCCATCGCCAGCGGCGGTGAGCCAGTGCTCTTCAGCCTGGAGAATGGCGAGATCATCGGCAGGGCAGACGGTAGCGACGTGCTACGGATTAATATCGACCCCGCCAGCGGCGATATCACCGTGGTTCAGTCTGCTCCCCTGGATCACCCGGCGCCAGGCGCCGATACCCTCAGCCTGCCCACCGGGCTGGTCGGTATCAGTGCTGATGTCACCGTGACCGACAGTGACGGCGATACCGCCACCGAAACGCTCAGTACCGACCTAAGCGCCACGCTGAAGGTAGTTGATGATGTGCCAAGCGCAACACTGGCGGCGGTGGATCTGGACGCGGTCGAGCTGACAACCCTGGACAGCGAAACCGTCAACGGTACCTCGCAGGCCAGTGACAATGCTGCGTCTCCCTTTGAGTCGGCCGTCACCGCCGCCTATGGCGCCGATGGTGCAGGCAGTACCGCCATCAACGGCTATCGCCTGACCCTGGACGGCAATGTCGATACCGCCTCCATCGCCAGCGGCGGTGAGCCAGTGCTCTTCAGCCTGGAGAACGGCGAGATCATCGGCAGGGCAGACGGTAGCGACGTGCTACGGATTAATATCGACCCCGCCAGCGGCGATATCACCGTGGTTCAGTCTGCTCCCCTGGATCACCCGGCGCCAGGCGCCGATACCCTCAGCCTGCCCACCGGGCTGGTCGGTATCAGTGCTGATGTCACCGTGACCGACAGCGACGGCGATACCGTCACCGAGACGCTCAGTACCGACCTGAGCGCCACGCTGAAGGTAGTTGATGATGTGCCGGTTATTGATACTGATCTGAATTTTAACGTGGACAACGACCCCACTATCAAGGTTGATGAAAGGTACTTAGAGAAACCTGAATCTCAGAGTTTTGCGAGTATCTTTAGCGTGGACTACGGTGCTGATGGTGAAGGGAGCACTGACTATAGCCTGGAAATTGAAGGCGATGGTGCGACAACGCTTATATCTACCCTTAGCGGAGAAACCGTCAAGCTCGTTAACCAAGATGGCAATATAGAAGGGCGTACTGTAGATAGTAATGAGCTTGTCTTTGCCGTTGAGGTAGACAGTGCAGCAAATATCACTCTTACGCAGTATCTGGCCCTTAGGCATCCCATTGGAGGAGGATCGAATGACGAATTGGTTTTACCAGGCTCAATCAAGCTTAACGCAACAGCAATAGACAGTGATGGCGATAGCACGACACAAGGTATTAATCTGGGGCAGTTTCTCAAAGTACGTGATGATGGCCCCTTGATTACCATCGATAGCCGTGACCTGCCGTCCGCAGAAGCCAGCTTATCGGCAGCGGGAAGCGCAGACTTTTCGGGTGCTTTTGTCACTCAATTTGGCGCTGATGGTGAAGGTGGTATCAGCTATGCATTGTCGATTGGTGCTGAGGCTAACCTGACGGATGCCGCGAGTGGTCAGTCAGTGCTATTGAGTTTGGTCGATGGCCGGGTGGAAGGCCGTACAGAGGGCGACAGTTCCCTGGTCTTTGAGGTGAGCGTGAATAATCTCGGAGAGGTGACGCTTGAGCAATATCGTAGCGTGACTCAAACCAGTGAAGAAAGCCTAACGGATAATCTCACCTTGTTGGCTCGATCGATAGAACTGAATGCAACGGCTGAAGATGGTGATGAAGATAGCCTGACGGGCACGTTAGGCATTGGGGCTAACCTTGTTTTTGAAGAAGGTATTAGCCCCAGCCTCAATCCGGAAAACCTGTCTGTCAACATGCTTTCTGATGACGAGCCTTTGCTTGCCCTTAGTGAGGAACCGTTAGAAGTAGAAGAAAGTCTAGCTACTGAAAATAGCGCGGAGGAACCAGCAGAGCCTTCTGATACAAATACCTTGGGGGCTAATGAACTATTAAGCGACGATGAGGAAACATTGTTCACTGAAGACGCGGATGAAACAGCAAGCCAACAGCCGACCAAGGAGCCCGAAAGTTCGCTGGCTACACCAGCTTATGCTGCCAATGCACATGAAGATTTAGACACCTCTAATAATTCTATCGATCAATAG